One Catenulispora sp. MAP5-51 DNA window includes the following coding sequences:
- a CDS encoding DsbA family protein, with amino-acid sequence MTSSGGSGPRRTGRERAAEARRQQAARDRRRKQLVIGGVTVAVIALAVLIGVLVQNNKSTSNKNARNAYGAGQPFAAPSGVNPSPGTASDPGAIVYGKPDAKVTVEVDEDVRCPFCKEAETFFGATNKEYADAGKIQVHYRLVDLIDRNGGGQGSLVGGATLACAADVGQAEFIAYHDLIYKNQPDETNDAYGNVDTMLNLASQVPGLRSATFDECARSGKYAQWIKDNYTWLSKKLGGNVGTPDIYIDGTPFQLKDPTVVPGPQQSADYKAALDAAVAKQG; translated from the coding sequence ATGACGAGCTCTGGCGGCAGCGGTCCGCGACGCACCGGACGAGAGCGTGCCGCCGAGGCGCGCCGCCAGCAGGCAGCCCGGGACCGCCGCCGCAAGCAGCTGGTCATCGGCGGTGTGACGGTCGCGGTGATCGCGCTGGCCGTGCTGATCGGCGTGCTGGTGCAGAACAACAAGTCGACCAGCAACAAGAACGCGCGCAACGCCTACGGGGCCGGCCAGCCCTTCGCCGCGCCCTCCGGCGTCAACCCGAGTCCGGGCACCGCCTCGGACCCCGGCGCGATCGTCTACGGCAAGCCCGATGCCAAGGTCACCGTCGAGGTGGACGAGGACGTCCGCTGCCCGTTCTGCAAAGAAGCCGAGACGTTCTTCGGCGCCACCAACAAGGAGTACGCCGACGCCGGCAAGATCCAGGTCCACTACCGCCTGGTCGACCTGATCGACCGCAACGGCGGCGGCCAGGGCTCGCTGGTCGGCGGGGCCACCCTGGCCTGCGCCGCGGACGTCGGCCAGGCCGAGTTCATCGCCTACCACGACCTGATCTACAAGAACCAGCCGGACGAGACCAACGACGCCTACGGCAACGTCGACACCATGCTGAACCTCGCCAGCCAGGTCCCTGGCCTGCGCAGCGCGACCTTCGACGAGTGCGCGCGCAGCGGCAAGTACGCGCAGTGGATCAAGGACAACTACACCTGGCTGAGCAAGAAGCTCGGCGGCAACGTCGGCACCCCCGACATCTACATCGACGGCACGCCGTTCCAGCTCAAGGACCCCACGGTCGTCCCGGGCCCGCAGCAGAGCGCCGACTACAAGGCCGCGCTCGACGCCGCGGTCGCCAAGCAGGGCTGA
- a CDS encoding thioredoxin domain-containing protein, translated as MSQANRVGKQNARERVLAEKVARQRRERRRKQMTIGGVVVLVVAVAGGVGIAVSAAKHNSTPYLAPAAAVVDPQAKSTKATGIHIGSDDAPVKMNVFEDFRCPVCQEVETAVEPTYRQYVEAGKLQITYHPARVIDSHDNGTGSLNGANAAACAQDQSQFLPLHDLLYANQPNEQTDPWADKSALLKIADEIPALKSSADFQSCVTGGTHNGWVQANADNFNKLGLPGTPTMFIDGQQLSFTQNSADAVLQYFQGQLDAAFKKDGGKAGTPTTLPTAPTSAPSSGASSPSSGASSSGAPATTPPSSASSSASSAGSSAPTPTSSKS; from the coding sequence ATGAGCCAGGCGAACCGGGTAGGGAAGCAGAACGCTCGTGAGCGGGTGTTGGCGGAGAAAGTCGCCCGCCAACGTCGCGAGCGGCGCCGCAAGCAGATGACCATCGGCGGTGTCGTCGTTCTGGTCGTCGCGGTGGCCGGCGGCGTCGGCATCGCGGTGTCCGCGGCCAAGCACAACAGCACGCCCTACCTCGCCCCGGCCGCCGCCGTGGTCGACCCGCAGGCCAAGTCCACCAAGGCCACGGGCATCCACATCGGCTCGGACGACGCGCCGGTGAAGATGAACGTCTTCGAGGACTTCCGCTGCCCGGTCTGCCAGGAGGTCGAGACGGCTGTCGAGCCGACCTACCGGCAGTACGTCGAGGCCGGCAAGCTGCAGATCACCTACCACCCGGCGCGCGTCATCGACAGCCACGACAACGGCACCGGCTCGCTCAACGGCGCCAACGCCGCGGCCTGCGCGCAGGACCAGAGCCAGTTCCTGCCGCTGCACGACCTGCTCTACGCGAACCAGCCGAACGAGCAGACCGACCCGTGGGCGGACAAGTCGGCCCTGCTGAAGATCGCCGACGAGATCCCGGCGCTGAAGTCCAGCGCGGACTTCCAGTCCTGCGTCACCGGCGGTACGCACAACGGCTGGGTCCAGGCCAACGCCGACAACTTCAACAAGCTGGGCCTGCCGGGCACGCCGACGATGTTCATCGACGGCCAGCAGCTGTCCTTCACCCAGAACAGCGCCGACGCGGTCCTGCAGTACTTCCAGGGCCAGCTGGACGCGGCGTTCAAGAAGGACGGCGGCAAGGCCGGCACGCCGACCACCCTGCCGACCGCGCCGACCTCGGCGCCGTCCTCGGGTGCGTCCTCGCCGTCCAGCGGTGCGAGCTCCTCCGGCGCGCCGGCCACGACGCCGCCGTCGTCCGCGAGCAGCTCGGCCAGTTCGGCCGGCTCCTCCGCGCCCACCCCGACCTCGTCGAAGTCCTGA
- the lgt gene encoding prolipoprotein diacylglyceryl transferase has protein sequence MSLTVAHHAAAYLADIPSPTKAQYHLGPIPIRMYAMCILAGILVAVWLGDKRWRARGGKPQEVVDIAIWAVPFGLVGGRLYHVITTSAPYFGKDGDPVKAFYVWQGGLGIWGAIALGAVGAYIGCRRRGASLRTFADATAPGIVLAQALGRWGNWFNNELYGSHTSLPWGLNVHVMDTTTQTAVLGPDGKAELVAGGPFHPTFLYESIWCVGVALLCLWADRRFKLGYGRVFAIYVAAYTVGRFWIESLRIDDAHHFLGMRLNDWTAIIVFIGAVVYFVWSRKKYPGRESTPYMPSDGGVPAAEGAEPAELSDVSEVSEVSEVSEVSELSDETSDAGEDALTEDALVGEQAGEPEKLVKDSEPAADVVVPAQDGGPETVSTPTGKASESSNP, from the coding sequence ATGAGCCTCACCGTCGCCCACCACGCCGCCGCCTATCTGGCGGACATCCCGAGCCCGACCAAGGCCCAGTACCACCTGGGCCCGATCCCGATCCGGATGTACGCCATGTGCATCCTGGCGGGCATCCTCGTCGCCGTCTGGCTCGGCGACAAGCGCTGGCGCGCCCGCGGCGGCAAGCCGCAGGAGGTCGTCGACATCGCCATCTGGGCGGTGCCGTTCGGCCTGGTGGGCGGCCGCCTCTACCACGTCATCACGACCTCCGCGCCGTACTTCGGCAAGGACGGGGACCCCGTCAAGGCGTTCTACGTCTGGCAGGGGGGCCTGGGCATCTGGGGCGCCATCGCCCTGGGCGCGGTCGGCGCCTACATCGGCTGCCGCCGGCGCGGGGCGAGCCTGCGCACCTTCGCCGACGCCACGGCGCCGGGCATCGTCCTGGCCCAGGCGCTGGGCCGCTGGGGCAACTGGTTCAACAACGAGCTGTACGGCAGCCACACCAGCCTGCCGTGGGGTCTGAACGTCCACGTCATGGACACCACGACCCAGACCGCGGTGCTCGGCCCGGATGGCAAGGCCGAGCTGGTCGCCGGCGGGCCGTTCCACCCGACGTTCCTGTACGAGTCGATCTGGTGCGTGGGCGTGGCCCTGCTGTGCCTGTGGGCCGACCGGCGGTTCAAGCTCGGCTACGGCCGGGTGTTCGCGATCTACGTCGCGGCCTACACCGTGGGCCGGTTCTGGATCGAGTCGCTGCGCATCGACGACGCGCACCACTTCCTGGGCATGCGGCTGAACGACTGGACCGCGATCATCGTGTTCATCGGCGCGGTCGTGTACTTCGTGTGGTCGCGCAAGAAGTACCCGGGGCGCGAGTCCACGCCGTACATGCCGTCCGACGGCGGGGTGCCGGCGGCGGAGGGTGCGGAGCCCGCGGAGCTCTCGGACGTCTCGGAAGTCTCGGAAGTCTCGGAAGTCTCGGAAGTCTCGGAGCTCTCGGATGAGACTTCCGATGCAGGTGAGGACGCCCTTACTGAGGATGCCCTTGTTGGCGAACAGGCGGGCGAACCTGAAAAACTGGTGAAGGACTCCGAGCCGGCCGCCGATGTGGTGGTGCCGGCCCAGGACGGCGGACCGGAGACGGTGTCGACCCCGACCGGCAAGGCGAGCGAGTCCTCGAACCCGTAA